The sequence CCGGTCCGACGGTCGGACCGGCGAACGGCAGCGGCGGCTCGCGCGCCGATGACGACGCTTTCATCCTGTTGACGTCAGGTACGGCGGCACGGCCGAAAATGGTGCCGCTGACGCAGCGCAATGTGTGCCTGTCCGCCCACAATGCCGGCCGCGTGCTGTCGCTCGCGCCGCACGATCGCTTGCTCAACGTCCTGCCGCTGTTTCACGCCCATGGCCTGATCTCCGGCCTGCTGACGGCGCTGGCCGCGGGCTCCAGCGTGATCTGCACCGAGGGTTTCGACGCCGCGTCCTTCTTCGGCTGGATGCGGGAGCTGCGGCCGACCTGGTACACGGCGGTGCCGACGATCCATCGCGCGCTGCTGACGGCGACGGAAGCAAATCCGGACCGCGTCCGCTCGTCGTCGCTGCGCGTGATCCGCTCGGCGTCCGCTTCGCTCGCGCCCGCGATCCTGAACGGCCTGGAAGCAATCTTCGGTGTTCCCGTGCTCGAGACCTACGGCATGACGGAAGCGGCCTCGCAGATCGCCGCCAATCCGTTCGAGCTGCGCAAGATCGGATCGGTCGGCCGCGCCGCAGGACCCGAGATCGCGATCATGGACGAGACCGGCCGCGCCCTTGCGAGCGGCGAGCGCGGCGAGATCATGCTGCGCGGACCGAACATGAGCCGCGGCTACTATAATGACGAGGCGGCCACGCAGGCCGCGTTCCGCGACGGCTGGTTCAGGACCGGCGATCTCGGCTATCTCGACGCCGACGGCTATCTCTTCATCGTCGGCCGCATCAAGGACGTCATCAACCGCGGCGGCCAGAAGATCTCGCCGCTCGAAGTGGAAGAGGTCCTGCTGAGCCATCCCGCGGTGCTGGAAGCCGGCGTGTTCGCGGTCCCGCACCCGAAGCTCGGCGAGAACGTCGCCGCGGTCGTGGTGCTGCGGCCGAATTCCGAGGCGAGCTCCGACCAGCTGCGCCAGTTCGCGCGAAAACGTCTCGCCGCCTACAAGGTGCCGAGCCTGATCCGCAGCGTGGCGGCGCTGCCGAAAGGCGCCAGCGGCAAGGTCAAGCGCAACGCGCTGGTCGAACTGATCGCGACGGCGGAGGACGCCGATGAGGAGCAACTGCCGCGCAATACGCTGGAGACCCAGCTCGCCGAGATCTGGGCCGCTCTGCTGGAGCTTCCGCAAGTCGGCATCGACCAGGACGTCTTCGCGCTCGGCGCGGACTCGCTTGCGGTGACGCAGATGCGCTCGCGGCTGCGCGAACGCTTTGGCGTCGACTTCTCGTTCGAGGACATCTTTGATTGCGCCACGGTCAGTGCGCTTGCGGCCCGGATCGAGACCGCCGCAAGCCATCGTGACGCGGCGCTGCCAGCCTGGCGTCAGGGTACGGAAACCGATGCGCCGCTGTCGTTCCAGCAGCAGCGGATGTACGTGCTCTCGCGGCTTGATCCGACGCACTATAATTACAACGTCGTCGAAGTCGCGCGGCTTAAGGGGCAGGTCGACGTCGCGGCGCTTTCTGCGGGCCTCACCGCGATCTGCGCGCGCCACGAGGCGCTGCGCTCGGTCTTCATCGAACGGCAGGGCGAGCCGGCGCAGCGCGTGCTGCCATCGCCGTCGCGGTTCGAACGGATCAGGCTCAAGCCCTGCCCTGCCGACAAGCAGGCCGCGGTCATCAGGCGCGAGGCGCTCAAGCTCGCGCAGTACAAGTTCGATCTCGCGCGCGAGCCGCCCCTAAAGGTCACACTGCTCTCCTTCGACAAATCCAGCCACGCGCTGGTGGTCAATGTGCATCACCTCGTCACCGACGGCTGGTCGCAGCGGTTGTTCTGGGAGGAGCTTGCCGCCCATTACGCCGCGGCGCGCAAGGCGAACATGGCGGCACTCCCGTCGCCCACCTTCCAGTACCGCGACTTTGCACTATGGCAGCAGAGCTGGGCACAGACGCCGGCGGCGAAGGAGCAGCTCGATTATTGGAAGACCCAGCTCGACGGCGTCACCACCCTGCCGCTGCGCACCGACCGGCCACGGCCGCAGGTCTGGAGCGGTCGCGGCGCCCGTCATTATCTCGAGTTCTCCAGGACACTGTCGGGCGATATTCGCGCATTGAGCCAGCACCAGGGCGTCACGCCGTTCATGACGCTGCTCGCGGCGTTCCAGTGCCTGCTGTTCCGCCACACCGGGCATGAGGATGTCGCGACCGGATCGCTGATCGCCAACCGCAACCAGATCGAGAGCGAGCGCCTGATCGGGCTGTTCGCCAACACGCTGATCCTGCGCAACGATTTTGCCGGCGATCCGAGTTTCGGCGAGGTGTTGCGGCGAGTGCGGCAGGTGACGCTCGATGCCTATCGCAACCAGGATCTGCCGATCGAGCAGGTGCTGCGCGCCTTGCAGGTTGCGCGAAGGACGGACGGCAATCCGCTGTTCCGGATCATGTTCATCCTCCAGAATGCCTCGATCGAGGCGGCGCGTTTCGCCGGCCTATCGGCGCGACGGATCGAGATCGACCCAAAAGTCGCGCGCTTCGACATCACGCTCGAACTTGTCGAGGCCGACGGCCGCTTCACCGGCTTCTTCGAATACGCCACCGATCTGTTCGACACGGCGACGATCGCAGGCATGGCAAACCAATTCAAAACCCTGCTCAAGGCCGCCATCGCCAGTCCGGAGCAGCGCATCTCGCGTCTGCCGCTTCTGACCGCGGCCGAATGCCGGCAGTTGCTGGCGCAAGGCCGCGGAGCTTCCGCCAACCTCACCCGGCGTGGCAATCTCTGCGAACGCTTCGACCGCCAGGCCAAGAAGACGCCGAACGCGATCGCGGTATCGGACGGCCACGCCTCCCTGACCTATCGCGAGCTGGCCCAGCGCAGCCAGGCCGTCGCGCACTGGCTGACGCGCGAGGGCGTCGGGGCCGAGACAGTGGTTGCCCTGCTGGCCGAGCGCGGGCCCGACCTCATCGCCGCGATGATCGGCGTGCAGCGCGCGGGCGCGGCCTTCCTGAACCTCGATCCCGAGCAGCCGCTGGCGCGGCTTGCGACCATTTTGGGATCGAGCTGCGCCCAGGTGCTGCTGGCCGGCTGCGCGCAATCGCCAATGGTCGGAGCGCTGCTCGAACCGCTGGCCGGACGCATCCATGTGGCCGAGCTCGAAGACGCAATCGCGCCAAGGGCGACCAAGCCCGCCCGCGCCGCGCGGCGCGAAGCTGCGAGCCTTGCCTATCTCATCTATACATCCGGCTCCTCCGGCGCCCCCAAGGGCGTCATGATCGAGCAGCGCGGGCTGTCGAACCATCTGGCCTCGCTGATCTCTGAGCTCCGCCTCTCGGCCAGGGACGTGATCGCGCAGACCGCGCCGCAGAGCTTTGTCATCTCGGTCTGGCAATGCCTCGCCGGCCCGATGGTCGGCGCGCGCGTTCACATCTGCGGCAACGAGGTCGTGAAGGACCCGATCCTGCTCGCGCGGGAGATCGCGCACGAGGGCATCACGGTGCTGGAGATCGTGCCATCGCTGCTGCGTGCGATCCTCGATCGCATGGACGAGCCGCATGTCCTGCGCGCCTTCGCGAAGCTGCGGCTCCTGATCTCGACCGGCGAGCCGCTGCCGGTCGAGCTCTGCCGGGCCTGGTTCGCCCGCTGCCCGAGAGTACCGCTGATCAACGCCTATGGCGCATCGGAATGTTCCGACGACGTCTCCTTGCATCGTCTGACCAAGGCGCCGACGACCACGACGAGCAACGTTCCGGTCGGCGCGCCGCTGCCGAACACCCAAATCTACGTACTCGATGCAAACCTCCACCCGCAGCCGGTCGGCGTCGTCGGCGAGCTCTGCATCGCCGGCGCCGGCGTCGGCCGCGGTTATGTCAACGATCCCGCGCAAAGCCGGCAGCGCTTCCTGCCCGATCCGTTCGCCAGCAAGGCAGGCAGCCGGCTGTACCGGACCGGCGACCTCGCCCGCCGCCGCAGTGGCGGCACGATCGAGTGCCTCGGCCGCGCCGACCACCAGGTCAAGGTCCGCGGCTACCGAATCGAGCTCAAGGAGATCGAGACCGCGCTGGCCGAGCATCCTGACGTGCGCGCCGGCATCGTCGAGCCGCACCGCGAGGCGAGCGGCGATGTCAGGCTGATCGCCCATATCGTCGCAAAGCCCGGCACCCAGAGCAGCGCCAGCGAGCTGCGCGAGTTCCTGAAGAGCCGGTTGCCGGGCCATGCCGTCCCGTCCGCCTTCCTGTTCCTGGATCAGGTACCGCTCAATGCCCATGGCAAGATCGACCGGTCGGCGCTGCTGGCACCCGCCCAGGTGGACGCGTCCGGGCCGGATGCGGCCGTGCCGGCGCGGCGCTTCACCGAAAAAGTGCTCTCCGACATCTGGATCGACCTGCTGAAGGTCGAGAGCCTTGGCGTCACCGATAATTTCTTCGACCTCGGCGGCCATTCGCTGCTGGCGGGCCAAGCGATGGCGCGCGTCGCCCGCGCGTTCGGCGTGTCGCTGCCGATCAAGACCATCTTCGAGGCGCCGACGATCGAAGAGCTCGCCCGGCGGGTGGATGAAGCCGCGGCGACGAAGCCAGCCAAGCCTGCCGCAAGCGTGCCGCGGTTGGGCGAGCAGGGACTTCCGGCAATCTCGATCGCGCAGGATCAGATGCTGCGGATCGAGCGCAATCTGGCGGGACTGCCGCTGTTCAACCTGCCCTTTGCCTTCCGTCTCCAGGGCTCGCTCGATCCGGCCGCCCTGGTGCAGGCAATCGACGATATCGCAGCCCGGCACGAATCGCTGCGGACCATGTTCGGCTGGAACGGCGAGGAGCCGACCAGCAGCATCGTTCCACCCGGCGAGCTCCGCCCGGTGCTGACCGTCGAGACGATCGGCGACGGTCAACCGCACAATAAAAAGCGCCGCAAGGCCCTAGAGCTCAGGAAGATCGACCTCCTGATCGAACAGGAGACGTATACTCCGATCGACACCACACAGGCGCCGCTAATGCGGGCGCGGTTGTTGCGGCTCCACGCCGAGGATCATGTGCTGCTGCTGACGCTGCATCATGCCGTCGTCGACGGCTGGTCGATCGGCGTGCTGTTCGAGGAATTGTCGCGCCGCTACGCGGCGCTGGCCGGATATCCGTCGGTGCCGCTACCGAGCCCGCCGCCGGCCTTCTCGGATGTTGCACGCTGGCAGCGCTGGTGGTGCGGCACCGACGCCGCCCGCCGCCAGGCCGCCGACTGGACCGAAAATCTGCGCGGCGCGGTCCCGCTCTTCGATGGCGAATCAAGCCCGGGCCCATCCACGGGGCATCATCCCGTCAGCCTCGATCGCGAGCTGATCGGGCGACTCGCGGCCTTTGCCAGCCAGCACAACGGCACCTTGTTCATGTGCCTTCTCACCGGTCTGAAGGTCCTGCTGCTGGCGCGAACCGGCCGCACCGACATCGCGGTCGCCACCGCCATGGCCAATCGTGCCCAGCCCGACACCGATCGTATCCTCGGCCCGTTCGAGAACACGGTGATCGTCCGCACCACGATCACGCCCGATCTGCCGTTCGCGGCAGCTCTGGCCCGGGTGCGCCAGAGCGTGCTCGAGGCACATGCGCGGCAGGAGCTGCCGTTCAACATCCTGGCCGATCATCTGGAGCGGGAGGGCATCGATCCGGCCGGCCTGCTTCAGGTCTATTTCACCCTACAAAATCCGCTGCGCCAGCCACTCGATCTGCCTGATCTGACGACAGCATCGATCGGCAACATCGCGCGCGAAGGCCAGCCGGTGCTGCCGATCGATCAGACCTGGCTGTCGCTGATGCTCAAGGAGCGCCCGAGCGGAATCACGGGATCATTCAACTATAAGGGCGAACTGCTCGACGGTCATGTGGTCGGCGAGTGGATGGAGGATCTGGTCGCGCTGCTGGTCGCCGCCATCGCTCAGCCCAACGCGCCGCTCGGACGATTGCTCGCGCGCAGGGCAGCGTGAGCCGCTGCACAGCACGGACGAATACGGGTTCACGCGCCAAAGCTGTGAGTGAGCAAGTTGCATCTTGATTATTTGGCGCGCGCCGCGCAAGATTATTCCCGTGTTTTGATTTGGACGATCATTTTCAACCGGGGGAGTGTGTTATGGGTTTCATCAAATTTACCAAGGGTACCTCGCTGAGCGACAAGGACCGCAAGGCCCTGCAAAAGCTGCTGAACGACGAGCGCAAGAAGCTCCAGTCGGCGCTCAAGGATGTCGACACCAGCCTTTCGATGCTGGGCGGCGCGAAGAAAGCCAAGAAGAAGAAGTAAGACTCGTCGGCCGGGACGCCGCACGAATCTTCAGGCTTCATATTCCGGACATGGGCCGCTCGCGCGTCGAGCTGGGGTCTCGCACAAGCTTGCGCCTGTAAACCGGCCTCCAAATCGACAAGAAATTGCCTGGGTGGACCGTTAGAAGCGGTCCGCTCGTTGATTCTTGCTCAGTTGATTCTTCCGTCAGGGCCGGAGACTTCGCCTCCGCCTGACGCCATGGGCCCAATTGATGGCAGACGACAGAATTGAACTGTTTGTCGGACTGATCGAGTCCATTGACGCGCCGGGCGCGGCCGATGCGTGCCGGCGCCTGCTCTCGGCCGACGAGCGGGTCCGCGCCGACCGCTTTGTGTTCGAGCGGCATCGGCGGCAGTATATTTTCGCGCACGCGATGCTGCGGTTGGCGCTGTCCCAGGTCGCGCCCAACGTTGCGCCGTCGGACTGGTCGTTTGGCGCCGGCTGCTACGGGCGGCCGTACGTTGCGGCGCCCGCGACTTCAACCGCGCTGCATTTCAGTCTGTCGCATGCCGATGGCTGCGTCGCCTGCGTGGTGTCGGGTCATGAGGCCGTCGGCGTCGACGTCGAAACCGTGTCGCGGCGGGTGGCGCCGCTGTCGACCGCGCTTCGCTTCTTTGCGCCGGAGGAGGTCGAAACCCTGCGCGGACTGCCGGAGCCCGCCGCGATCGAGCGCTTCTTCGACTACTGGACGCTCAAGGAGGCCTATCTGAAGGCCAGGGGTTTTGGGCTCAATCTGCCGCTCGACGCCTTCGCGATGCAGATCTCGCGCGAGGCGATCGGGATCAGCTTCAAGCCCGATATCGCCGACGATCCGCGAGGCTGGCGCTTCTCGCTGTGCTCGCCGTCCCCCTCGCATCGCCTCGCGATCGCCGACGGCTCTCGTGCGGACGGCGGCCTTCCCATCGCCCGCAATGCCTGGCCGTTCCAGGAAGCGGCTGAATGACGCCGCCGCGGCTGCGCGTCTTTCCCGCGATCTCGCGCAACCGCGATCCTCAAAAATATGTCGGCGAGCTGATGCGCGTGGCGGAGTTCGCCGACTGCAACGGCTTCGAGGGCATTTTGCTGTTCGAAGGCAACGACGTGTTCGTCGAGCCCTGGGCGATGGCCCAGCACATCCTGGCTGCGACGACACGGAGCTCGCCGCTGATCGCGGTCAATCCGGTCTACATGCACCCGTTCACGGCGGCAAAATTCGTCTCATCCTTTGCGCAGCTCTACGGCCGCAAGGTCTATCTCAACATGATCACCGGGACCGCGGTCAGCGATTTGCAGGGGCTCGGCGACGACCAGCCGCATGCCGACCGCTATGTCAGGCTCGGCGAGTTCGTCGCGCTGATGCGCCAGTTGCTGGCAAGTCCGCGGCCAGTGAATATGGTGGGCCGGTTCTACCGCGCCAGCAACCTGCAGCTGCGTCCGCGCCTGCCGGCGGAGCTGATGCCGGAATTTCTGATCGCAGGCCAGTCCGAGCCGGCGCAGCGCGTCGCGAAAGAGACCGGCTGCATCAAGATGCAGATGCTGCCGCCCGATCTCGACCGCGGCCTCGCTGTATCAGGCATGAATTTTGGCATCTTCGCTCGCGAGAGCCGTGAGGAGGCGCGGCAAGCGGCAAAGGCGCGCTTTCGCGACAACCCCGACGACCGCGAATTGCTGGCGCTCACTGTGGAGAACAGCGATTCGGTGTGGAAGCAGCGGCTCTATGAGGGCCAGAGCGGCGAACTTCAGGAGAATGGCTATTGGCTGTTGCCGTTCCTGACCTTCCAGGCCGACTGCCCCTATCTCGTCGGCAGCTACGAGGAGATCGGCACCAGGCTGAAGCAGTTCGCGGCAAAGGGCCTGACCACTGTCATGCTCGACATGGTCGCGGACGAGACCGAGATGCAGCATGTCTGCAAGGCCCTCGCGGCGAGCGGGATGTTTTGAGGTCCTCTCCCTCTCCCTCTCCCCCTCCCTCTCCCCGCTTGCGGGGAGAGGGTCGGGGTGAGGGGGACTCTCCGCGAGGACGGTGGCAGTTGGACTCGCGGAGACTCCCCCTCACCTGGAATTTGCTTGCGCAAATTCCGGCCTCTCTCTGCGCGCGGGGAGGGGCGAAGTTCGGCGCATGCGAAGAGAGGCGAACAATCACCTTGCCTCTTCGAACCCCGCCAGCACCGCGGTCAGGTTGGCGCCCAGGATGTCCGAGAGATAGCCGCCCTCCTGCACGAACACAGTCGGCAGGCCCAGCTTTGCGATGGCTTGGCCGATGCGGCGGAAGCCAGGCGTGGTGACGGCCAATCCCTTCAGCGGATCGTGCTCGGAGGCATCGAGGCCGAGCGCGATGACGAGGGCGCCGGGCGCAAAGGACTCGATCGCCTTGCGCGCGACGTCCATCGCCTGGATGTAGCCCTCATCGCCGGTGCCGATGGGAAGCGGAATGTTCAGATTGGTGCCGAGGCCGGGTCCTTCGCCGCGCTCATGCGCGTAGCCCCAAACGTACGGATAGTAGGCGACCGGATCGGCATGGATCGAAATCGTGTAGATGTCCGGCCGCGCGTAGAAGATGCCCTGCGTGCCGTTGCCGTGATGCACGTCGACATCGAGGATGACGACGCGCTCATGCATCTGCCGCAGATGCGCGGCGGCGATCGCGCTGTTGTTGAGGAAGCAGAAGCCGCCGGCCATGTCGCGATAGGCGTGATGACCGGGCGGACGGCAGAGCGCATAGACCGCATCCTCGCCGTCCATCACCATCTGCGCCGCAGTGACCGCAACATCCGTCGCAGCGCAGGCCGCGGCCCAGGTGCCGGGGCCAATCGGCGCTGCGGTGTCGGCGGTGTGCCAGCCGAGCTTGCCGACGATATGGGTCGGATAGGTCGCGGCATGGCGCACGGGATGGATGTTGCCGATCATCTCCGGACCGGAATCGCCGAGCGCCGTCCAGGCATCCCAGGCCTCGCTCAGGAACGACAGATATTCCGGACTGTGGATGCGCGCCCGAGGCCCCTGCCCGAACGTGGTCGGCTCGACCAGTTGATGCTTGCCGTCCTTCAGCCCTTTGAGCAGGCGATCGGCGCGCTCGGGCTGCTCGGTGGTGCGCTTGACGACGCCGCGAACCAGGAAGAATTGCGGATCGTGGCTGCGGTGCAGTTCGGTATGGACGGCTTTCACTCAAACACTCCGTGGCGTGCGCTCGTGGAATAGTGCCACAGACGTCTTGATGCCTGCGGCGGCCCGATGCAAGCAAGAAGAATGTCGTCTCTCATCGTGCCGCTCTGCACCGGAAGCAGAACGCGTTCGATGCCCTAGCATTGACCGCGCTGAAGGCAGTGCTCGCGGCCGGGCTGGTCGGTGCGGAAGGACTCGATGAAGCCGCCCTGGCGCTGGGTGACGAACACGGTCTTGCCGTCGCTGCCGCCGAAGGCGAGGTTGGTCGGCTCCTTGCCCTTCAGCGCGATCTCGCGCTCGACCGCGCCATTGGGCTTCATCAGCGCAATTGCGCCCTTGAGAATGCGCGCGACGTAGAGACGGCCGGCAACGTCGGTGCGCAGACCGTCGACGGTGTCGGGCTGGAACGCCTTGACGAGTTTTGCGCCGGTGAGCTCGTTGCCGTTGATACCATAGGACCAGATCTGGCCGTTGCTGGATTCCCCGACATAGAGCGTCTTGCCGTCAGGGCTGAGATCGATGCCATTGGTGGTGCCCATCGCGCGCGTTGCCGACATCACCTGTCCCTGCACCGATCCGTCGGCGGCCTTTGCGATCCGCCAGATGTGGCCTTCCCTGCCCTTCCAGTTCGGATCGCTCGCATAGATCGTGCCGTCGCGGGCGACCGTGATGTCGTTGGGCTGGTTCATCTCGTCGGAATGAAACCAGACCGCGGGCTCGATGGTGCCCTTCGGGATCGCAAAGATGTTGTGCTTCTTGTAATCGGCGATGAACATGGTGCCGTCGCGCGCGAAGCGGATGGCGTTGCCGACGCTGCCCTCGGG comes from Bradyrhizobium diazoefficiens and encodes:
- a CDS encoding 4'-phosphopantetheinyl transferase family protein; this encodes MADDRIELFVGLIESIDAPGAADACRRLLSADERVRADRFVFERHRRQYIFAHAMLRLALSQVAPNVAPSDWSFGAGCYGRPYVAAPATSTALHFSLSHADGCVACVVSGHEAVGVDVETVSRRVAPLSTALRFFAPEEVETLRGLPEPAAIERFFDYWTLKEAYLKARGFGLNLPLDAFAMQISREAIGISFKPDIADDPRGWRFSLCSPSPSHRLAIADGSRADGGLPIARNAWPFQEAAE
- a CDS encoding SMP-30/gluconolactonase/LRE family protein, encoding MAITSGGNFWCLCSSVFIVIATTTAQAETRLFESVQVTPAGEYTFGIEGPAADLDGNLFVVNLGKPGTIGRLPAGGAASEPFTALPEGSVGNAIRFARDGTMFIADYKKHNIFAIPKGTIEPAVWFHSDEMNQPNDITVARDGTIYASDPNWKGREGHIWRIAKAADGSVQGQVMSATRAMGTTNGIDLSPDGKTLYVGESSNGQIWSYGINGNELTGAKLVKAFQPDTVDGLRTDVAGRLYVARILKGAIALMKPNGAVEREIALKGKEPTNLAFGGSDGKTVFVTQRQGGFIESFRTDQPGREHCLQRGQC
- a CDS encoding non-ribosomal peptide synthetase encodes the protein MALSDIASGAGEGSDGSGAETRTFAHIGGLLEHYARTTPAAPALLGPGRPALTYGGLNDRIRHLGRTLRGLGIGPADRIAVALPRGADSALVLIAVASSCACVPVNPDLTADELQRYFSELKLTALVTRADMNSPSRDVAKALDIAVIDFVPGPKDDLGGCEFAGPTVGPANGSGGSRADDDAFILLTSGTAARPKMVPLTQRNVCLSAHNAGRVLSLAPHDRLLNVLPLFHAHGLISGLLTALAAGSSVICTEGFDAASFFGWMRELRPTWYTAVPTIHRALLTATEANPDRVRSSSLRVIRSASASLAPAILNGLEAIFGVPVLETYGMTEAASQIAANPFELRKIGSVGRAAGPEIAIMDETGRALASGERGEIMLRGPNMSRGYYNDEAATQAAFRDGWFRTGDLGYLDADGYLFIVGRIKDVINRGGQKISPLEVEEVLLSHPAVLEAGVFAVPHPKLGENVAAVVVLRPNSEASSDQLRQFARKRLAAYKVPSLIRSVAALPKGASGKVKRNALVELIATAEDADEEQLPRNTLETQLAEIWAALLELPQVGIDQDVFALGADSLAVTQMRSRLRERFGVDFSFEDIFDCATVSALAARIETAASHRDAALPAWRQGTETDAPLSFQQQRMYVLSRLDPTHYNYNVVEVARLKGQVDVAALSAGLTAICARHEALRSVFIERQGEPAQRVLPSPSRFERIRLKPCPADKQAAVIRREALKLAQYKFDLAREPPLKVTLLSFDKSSHALVVNVHHLVTDGWSQRLFWEELAAHYAAARKANMAALPSPTFQYRDFALWQQSWAQTPAAKEQLDYWKTQLDGVTTLPLRTDRPRPQVWSGRGARHYLEFSRTLSGDIRALSQHQGVTPFMTLLAAFQCLLFRHTGHEDVATGSLIANRNQIESERLIGLFANTLILRNDFAGDPSFGEVLRRVRQVTLDAYRNQDLPIEQVLRALQVARRTDGNPLFRIMFILQNASIEAARFAGLSARRIEIDPKVARFDITLELVEADGRFTGFFEYATDLFDTATIAGMANQFKTLLKAAIASPEQRISRLPLLTAAECRQLLAQGRGASANLTRRGNLCERFDRQAKKTPNAIAVSDGHASLTYRELAQRSQAVAHWLTREGVGAETVVALLAERGPDLIAAMIGVQRAGAAFLNLDPEQPLARLATILGSSCAQVLLAGCAQSPMVGALLEPLAGRIHVAELEDAIAPRATKPARAARREAASLAYLIYTSGSSGAPKGVMIEQRGLSNHLASLISELRLSARDVIAQTAPQSFVISVWQCLAGPMVGARVHICGNEVVKDPILLAREIAHEGITVLEIVPSLLRAILDRMDEPHVLRAFAKLRLLISTGEPLPVELCRAWFARCPRVPLINAYGASECSDDVSLHRLTKAPTTTTSNVPVGAPLPNTQIYVLDANLHPQPVGVVGELCIAGAGVGRGYVNDPAQSRQRFLPDPFASKAGSRLYRTGDLARRRSGGTIECLGRADHQVKVRGYRIELKEIETALAEHPDVRAGIVEPHREASGDVRLIAHIVAKPGTQSSASELREFLKSRLPGHAVPSAFLFLDQVPLNAHGKIDRSALLAPAQVDASGPDAAVPARRFTEKVLSDIWIDLLKVESLGVTDNFFDLGGHSLLAGQAMARVARAFGVSLPIKTIFEAPTIEELARRVDEAAATKPAKPAASVPRLGEQGLPAISIAQDQMLRIERNLAGLPLFNLPFAFRLQGSLDPAALVQAIDDIAARHESLRTMFGWNGEEPTSSIVPPGELRPVLTVETIGDGQPHNKKRRKALELRKIDLLIEQETYTPIDTTQAPLMRARLLRLHAEDHVLLLTLHHAVVDGWSIGVLFEELSRRYAALAGYPSVPLPSPPPAFSDVARWQRWWCGTDAARRQAADWTENLRGAVPLFDGESSPGPSTGHHPVSLDRELIGRLAAFASQHNGTLFMCLLTGLKVLLLARTGRTDIAVATAMANRAQPDTDRILGPFENTVIVRTTITPDLPFAAALARVRQSVLEAHARQELPFNILADHLEREGIDPAGLLQVYFTLQNPLRQPLDLPDLTTASIGNIAREGQPVLPIDQTWLSLMLKERPSGITGSFNYKGELLDGHVVGEWMEDLVALLVAAIAQPNAPLGRLLARRAA
- a CDS encoding histone deacetylase family protein gives rise to the protein MKAVHTELHRSHDPQFFLVRGVVKRTTEQPERADRLLKGLKDGKHQLVEPTTFGQGPRARIHSPEYLSFLSEAWDAWTALGDSGPEMIGNIHPVRHAATYPTHIVGKLGWHTADTAAPIGPGTWAAACAATDVAVTAAQMVMDGEDAVYALCRPPGHHAYRDMAGGFCFLNNSAIAAAHLRQMHERVVILDVDVHHGNGTQGIFYARPDIYTISIHADPVAYYPYVWGYAHERGEGPGLGTNLNIPLPIGTGDEGYIQAMDVARKAIESFAPGALVIALGLDASEHDPLKGLAVTTPGFRRIGQAIAKLGLPTVFVQEGGYLSDILGANLTAVLAGFEEAR
- a CDS encoding LLM class flavin-dependent oxidoreductase; this translates as MTPPRLRVFPAISRNRDPQKYVGELMRVAEFADCNGFEGILLFEGNDVFVEPWAMAQHILAATTRSSPLIAVNPVYMHPFTAAKFVSSFAQLYGRKVYLNMITGTAVSDLQGLGDDQPHADRYVRLGEFVALMRQLLASPRPVNMVGRFYRASNLQLRPRLPAELMPEFLIAGQSEPAQRVAKETGCIKMQMLPPDLDRGLAVSGMNFGIFARESREEARQAAKARFRDNPDDRELLALTVENSDSVWKQRLYEGQSGELQENGYWLLPFLTFQADCPYLVGSYEEIGTRLKQFAAKGLTTVMLDMVADETEMQHVCKALAASGMF